A segment of the Bombus huntii isolate Logan2020A chromosome 14, iyBomHunt1.1, whole genome shotgun sequence genome:
tataaagaaataatagatgcacaacattttttgttttatattcatcatatataatttaataaaataatataatacaaaaaatgttgtgcatctattattttcttataaaacaaaaaagaattttgggacaacctaatatttatcACAATAGCTCAAAATTTGATATATGTTAAAATCTTAGGTTCCAAAAGAAGTTGGCGTTGTGGAAGCTAGTATGTTAAATGTAAATCCATGTACTGCGTACAGAATGCTTAAAGATTTTGTGGAATTAAAACCTGGTGATACTGTAATTCAAAATGGTGGGAATTCAGCTGTTGGACAGATGATTATTCAACTATGTAAAATATGGAATTACAAATCTGTTAGTGTTATAAGGGACAGACCTAATATAGAAGAATTAAAGGTATAAAAAcagttaaaaaattaaatttttatttccattgattaataaaaactgtgtagaATTACTTGACGAGCTTGGGTGCAGATGAAATTCTTACTGAAGATGAAATAAGGAAAACTCAGATTTTTAAAACTAAAAAGTTACCTTCACCAAAATTAGCTCTTAATTGTATATGCGGGCAAAATGCATTAGAAGTTCTAAGACATTTAGCACATGGAGGTATTATGGTAACTTATGGTGGTATGTCCAGAGAACCTTTAACAGTTCCAACGTCTGCACTTATTTTTAAGGTATAttgattaaaatttgtaaagtAATGTACAGTATAATTAAGTAAGTAATGTTTGTTAATAatcttaaaaattaaataggATATAACATTAAAAGGATTTTGGATGACAGCATGGACAAAGGTAAATATGAATTCCAAAGAGCGTGAAAAGATGTTTAGTGAATTAGGAGCATTATTCAAGGATAAGAGATTAAAAGCTCCACCACATAAGTTAGTTCCATTTTGTCAGTATCAAGAAGCTGTTATTAATGCACTCCATACTGATGGTCGAACTGGAGTGAAATATATTTTGGATATGACTAAGCTATAAAGTAAACTCTCTTTTAGATTATAACTTAGTTTTGAGAACATTGCATTTCTTCTATCTTTAGTACCTTTTATATGaactaaaaataattatatttattattgtgCAAGAGACATTAATTTAATGTTTATGTGATACATATTTTGTAGTGcacttttaaataaaattttaatgcaGAGTaatgttaattataattcataatataaaatgtttataaaaatacgattttttatatattacacaAACTGGAATATTGCTGTTCTATGTAAAAAGATGTATTAATTTGTACAAgacgaaatatttatatatatgaatgtaaataacaaattaaagaaaatttttatttattttattaattatcatggcgtaatcgaaaaaataagtttaaataatattattctgTTTTATCTAAAAGTTCTAACAAATTCATGCTGTATTTTATGTCTTCATGATCATCTTTAAAAAGATCTGTACGTATAATATCAAGTTTCGTTTTATAATCTTCATTAAATTTcgttttttcatattttgtaaCTGTAACGTCATTCTGACTGTCCTCCTTAGAATCGGACTCACATTCTATATTTGTATTATCATTATCTTCAgttgaaaataaattcaaagTAAAAGGTCGTTTGTACAAAGTTTCTTCAGTTCCCAGTTGAACAGCTAACATACCAAGTTCTGCTTTTGTACCACATTCTTTAACGTAATTATGATTTTCTTGTTCAGAAGTTAGTTTTGATATGCCATACAACATCGAATACCTGTATAATATGCTTCTTATATGTTTCTATCTTTGAAAAATTTggtaatttcatatttgacACTTACATATTTTTGCCCAGTATTGTACCTCGTTCACCAAAAAGATTAAAAGAACCATCACAGTAAGTTTTCAAATCTATATCACATAATCTTGTACTAGAAAGGCgagttttattttctttatatttttcattgtatttatGGTAGAATGAATTAAAGCTACCATCATCATTTTGTAATCCAAGTCTAAGAAGTATAGATACTTTCACGGAATAATACTCTAATTCTTTCAAACAATCATTTCTGGCATTCCAAACTTCTTCAAAAGTTAATGTACCATAAAACTAGAATTATCAGTAAATCGTTTTTAGAAATTCAACATAAtcaataataatgataatgataatcaTATCAATAATTTAATCAATGAGTAAAATGCTTACATCGGTTACCATTTGGTGTACTAATCCAATACATTGTTGAGCATTTGGATTGCTAACCATGTCACGCATTGCATCTGTATGGTTTAATGTTAACAATACAATTTCTACAGGACCAGTAGCTGCAGTTAACTGATATTTAACCATCATGATCATTAGATCGAACAGTTTATTCATACTACTTTTATCAAGTTTCATTATTGATGATAATACAACACATTCTAAAGTAGGTCGTAAAAGAGATATCTTAGTCAAAGATTTTTCCTCAAATACAGAAGACAGCATTTTAGGATTAAGTAAAGCAGCAGTTACCTCGTCTAACACtgtatataaatagaaaaagacattttaaaattaatcaaaatatataaaaaaatacacaattatttaatataaattagcAGCATACAATGTATACTCTTTTGTATAGTATTAAACTAGCcttgtataattttatcaacACTTATCCTTTGTGCCTTCAATCTTTGTCGCAAAACATATAACATTTCACCACCCATGTTTAAATAAAGTATTGGTGTTGCATATAATGACATTTTTTCCTACTTTCACTTCCactttaaaaaatagagtacTTTTATGATTTTAGTACTTACACGTAGTTTACGGATAGCGTCGTCTTAGCGACAGAAATGTACATAAAATTAATCgacgtaatatatttaaatgagACTGCgcgatattttctattttatagtTGTGAACAATTATCCTTTTAGAAGTAAGTACATTGCATTTTGCTTCAAATTGTATATTTCAATCCATTTAATAActaaatgaaaaaatgattttgcGAAAATCAATACATAGTTACCTTCGTaactaatttattttgtaaaacatTAGTGTTTTAACTGCAATAAGTCAATTATAACTGTATATATTGATtaagaaaatttgttataataaataactgGTTCTCTTAAAAAAAActtaatatttatcgaataatgAATTACTAAGTAACAATGTTAACTTTTTCTTTCCAGTCTAAAAGTTTGGCAGTAATAAAAGACGTGTGTTATAACTGTtggttttattatatataattcgTCTCAAAACATGTTTtaagttaaaaaagaaaagaacatttaacATCTGCTTTTTGCACTTAACAGATATCAGGCAACTAATTATAATAATCATTCTTTTAACAATACTAATTAACAAtaacattaattatttataaaataatataagtGGACGGTTatatataacaaaaaatattttgttccgcatttttataaaatatcttaaatcTAAGTTCGAAATTGGTTTAGTTACTTGGAACGGTTTACATTGTAGAAAGAATTTAGTAGCCCTGTTATTTCAGTTTTTATATCGTTTATCCACTTATAACATATGAAGACTTCATTCCAAAAAATATGCTATACATATTTATCAGTCTAATATTAATCTGTAGTATGTGTTGTTGCACAGAATCAATCTccatatatcttattttcACATTATGCTACttatatcataaatataattctgCTTACAATTCaattaatatcaataaaatttttattgcatttatattctattaACGCACACATAAATTTGTCAATAGAAACAATAATGAAAGTAAAGAAACTACAGCAGTACATAAAGTTTTGTTATGGTCTTCTGTGGTACTTAATagcatttaaaaaattatcatgGTTACTGCtcaaaaatttgcaaatatcTTGTATAAGTGTATATGCAATTATGTTaccttttttttataaattattgtatattgCAAAGATTCAATTTTTGGAGGTATTAAACGTAAGTAGAATGTCTTGCTTAACTTAAAATTAtctaatattttgtttttaaatgtCTAATTCGACATAAATTCATCTTTGATTATATGCTTTATAtacaaattgtaatttaagTACATTGTATCACGTCGTAATTTATAGAAACTCTTTGAAAATATGTAACAGTTCTgcaatattttaaacaaactGCTATAAAAAGCTGTTTGGCTGTTTAAAAACACAACTCTATTTATATttgtgaaaattataaataacattATACCGAAATTAATGTAACGTTAAAAGACATTGCATTCGATACCTTATtaatgcaataaaatattaaatttattctaaACAATGCAAAATTCATTATTTCTGATTTTTGCATTATTCACTTAAAGTACATAAACGTGTCATCTGGAGTATACTCATACATTGTATATTACATCCAAATAATtgagataaaattttattttttactcctTGGAGAAATATCACAATtgtttctaattttatatttatatatatatatatattctcttcAGAAATTGGACACAATTATgccatttctttttaattatgcaATGATTATCTTAATAGTGTTTAGGAATTTctcgaaatatatttctaagagaagttattattatttcgagAGAGTATTAATGTTATTTGCAATTTAACTTACAAATTATATGTCCAAGTACCTTTTGCTGACTGAATGTAGCGAAGAGGGACAATTGTGTTTCTAACATCGGGACTTTTTGATCTTCTTACACAATCCTGACTCAAAACCCTGCATCCTGGACTTAGAGCTAAACCATTAAAGTTACTGCGGGGGATGCTGTCACTACTTGCCACTCTTCTAACATCATTGGTTTTCCTTTCTTCACAGTTACCAACTACTGACATTAAATTATCTGGTACAGAGTCCCTAAGTTTATATGCATTCTGattatttccaaaatattttgaatttgtGTTAACAGATATATTTTTGGGACTTCGCATTGAACAAGTTTCCACATAACCGTTACGACGAACTTTTTGTTTATCAGCGTTATCATCGATCGAATGCCGATCATATGTAGGATGATCAAGATTACAGTTTGCATCGTTATCAATACACTGGCAAGGAATTACCATACTATCAAGAGAATCCGAAAATTCAGGACTTGGAATTGAAGAAACACTACCCATATGAGAGAAGGTAACCGTCCCCTGAGTATTTTGGGGACGGCGTCAGAAACATCATTCTTCTAATTCATCCATTCGATTTCTAACTGCCATTTCTACCACTTCCAAACTCGGATAGTCAAGCTCTTTAACTAAGCATAAAACAGCTGATAAAATGTTGGAATTCTAAAATcacaatattttgttatttctgtTCCATATTTCTAGATTTGTATAAAAACACATGAAACATACTCTTGTAACAGGCCTCCTGTGATAGTGAAACTGTGATCTACACTTCTCCTTATCTGAATGTCTTACCCATCCATGCACTTGGTTTAAATCTTCCtgtaatattgaaaaattctattctgTTCATTATTTTAGCTAGAAAGAGAGTCAACATGTTTCaaattaacattaatttttaattctaaccCTCTCTACATTATGATGAACTGCCATTCGTCTAGGTTGAGATGATGGTTGATGTTGCTCTTCATAATCTTTAATTCTATGGTCATGATGTTCTTTATATTCAGATTTCAGTCTATTATCGTAGTCATAACTATTTCTATCTGCCCGTCTTTCAtctataatttcatttgtagAGTATTGTGTCCTTGGAGATGTTGGTGCGTATGTTCGTTGTGGTGTATCATTATTACTATATTCTGCATAAGATCTTCTGTCATCATAATCTCCATTATGTCTAGAAATTGCTGGTCGGTCATCATATtcctaaaaataattataattcaaaAAGTATTTGTAGTGCATTTATATCTAATATTTTTAAgatttatagaatattataaaattaatttaagttAATGATTAGTTtgtatttgttaataaaattgataattggATGGTCCAATGCTTCAGTGAACCATTCATTATAACTACTTATTTTAAACTGGAATCTAAACTATTTCTGTAAATTAAAGCTACTGTAAAAGTTAATACCAAAtacaaaaatgtttaaatgtcatcacaaaacaataaaatttatggTCTTTTTTTTAAAATCACAATGATTTCTgtttttgaaattattcttcatattaatacaaatagaaatattagaaagaCAAGTATATATTGCATAtgattaaatatacaaaatatattatacttgattcatattgtttattaattaaggAAAACCATTTAAAATTAACAATATCACTAAgtgataaattgtaagtaacgcataagtttaactaatgaaCACTAGAACTATCAAGGTAACACTAGAAGTAAATTACTACTTTGCACAAACATTGTGCAATCTATAGGATGTACCTTGATCATTTCAATAGTGTTAGTGGCCACGTTTTCACTGATGTTGCGCGACTCTGTACGTATAGTGTCATCTTTGCTTTGATTCTTTGACTGTCCATTCTGTTGCTGTCAGTATATGATTGCAGACAAAAGGAGCAATAATAAAATCATgcttattcgttaaatattaatttagatATATTGCTCAACAATGTTACTAAGATGgagaattaattatatttctaagtttagtactaaaataaaatcaatttatTGAGAACtttaatatatagaataattattttctttcatattttcacTACACATATAAACATATTAGTATAAATCCTTTTACATGCAAAATAAACATACAATTGACTTACCTCATACGTATACTGATTATTTTGAGAATAATGGTGTGATGGTGATGCATTATAATTTGCATTTCTATGATCTGGATCATGGTACTCTTCTTGAGCATGTTGTgtttcttcaaaacttctcTGTGAACAAGTAGTTTTATAAGTCTTATAACAAATTATACCTGCacattaaataaatgtatgcatatttatatatgtcaTAGCATAATGAGAACATAATATAATgcataatttttataacaaaattatcataaaaggtttataaaattattataaatgaaattattataaaaataattgatacagcttgaattttatattaccTGATCACTTGAGGAACTATATCTTCGATGTCGAATCACTTCAGTTTCTTCAATATACTCAGTAGTAATATCCTAATTGTGTAAATGTTATTCAAATGTTAAGACTTTGTTAAAAACGTATTAACATATCATAACATTCTGTTTTTATGAAATCATTATGATAggattaaacaaaaaaatagattaaaatttaatggTAGATTTAGTTAATAATATTTGCACAACATATATCATTAATAAAACCAAAGTTTCAATGAAGACATTATATATAgcaaagtaataaaaaatgatttatacaaatatagtGTGAAGAAGGcctatttttataaatagtttTACCTCTGGACTAACTGCATCTGATTGTGGTGGAGAAGCATACATGTCAAGAGGATGGACTAAAACACGACCTCTTGTTAATGCAGTTTGCACTTCCTCAGGTGATACTATTTCATCATCGAGCTTTTGTAGATTTGGTAAAGCTTTTAAAACTGCTAACCGATAactagaaataaataaattacttaacTAACCTACTCagataattaataaatcttttaattgCCATACACAATACCCTTCTTTCTCAGCACAAGGATTTTCACCAAGCcataaatttcttaaatttggTAAACCTTGAAGATAACAAACTTCATTCAAATcttcaatattattatttctaacaAATAATTCTTGAAGACTTAAACAGTATTGAAAATCAGCAAGGGTGTTGATATGGTTAACACtataaacaaatgaaaaagattttaaaatataatatagtattaaTATGAATATGTTACAtgttatttatgtttatattaaagtttattatatttttaatgccatattacaattacttagctttgctaaaaattacaaaaatggatttcaaaataaaatcaaaatatataaaccCAATTGTAATATAAGGTTACATGAACATAGAAAGTTACATGCTTAAAATACATAGGATCACTAAggtaaaatgtttcatatagAAAGGTGGGTGTAACCACCTAAGTAAATGagattatatattatattcttatatatttattttttttttattcttatatatatacattctattctgtatattttatatattagatGTGTAATAAATGCTGTTATTTCACTAAATTccatttcatttaaattaatttaaataaaatctattatattactaatagaatttttaatattgatGTCATTCttaatatacattataaaaAACATTATGTGCCagtatttatatcaaattagttttatttttcttcaaggatattgaaatatattacaatgAATTCAAAATATGTGGGTAGAACAACTTCTGAGGTAGTAGGTTGTGCCTATGATCTTGAGGTTTATATAAACCTCTCCATAGTAGGAATGCATTAGAGAATgcattaaaaattatgaaCAAGTGAGATCATTACTATTATGAACTCTtcttataaaacaattttcaagtaataatttctacataatttatatgtatatatgtgtgtgtgtgtgtatatatatatatatatatatatatatatatatatatatatatatatatatatatatatatatatatatatatataaatctcAAGATTATGATCTTAATTATTTACCTTAATGACAGTACTTccacatttttcattttccttaaAATGCTTACATCAGTCAATTCTGTACCCCTAtattaacaatataaataaattaatttatgtaaatatttagctgtatattatatatttataaatatttaaaaaaaaaattatttcacaaaAGACAACTCGAAATAGTTTACTAATTGTTtaacattataaattaaatacaagCATGTATAATaactttattaatttgtatttatttttatcattattaagaaatgttttcattctattaaatataacaaaacctaaaatatttataattattggAGTAATCTATTTTCCAATAAGAACATAAAACAACTATAAATCGTACTACTGGAACTCTTTAAAAAATAAGCATGTACTACAGTGAACATgtcattttaatataattacacaTAAAATCAATTACATAGTAGTAGAATAAATAACAACTCATTTGAGAAGggtaatatcgttataaacACTTACCAACAATTAAGTTTTTTTACGGCAGAGAAGTCAGACATTCGCGTCCGAGCCACGACCATTTCTTCTGTTAACTTTACCATTATGAAGTTTgtaattcatataaatatacttgAAATAAAGTAGTAATAAAAGATTTTGCAGATGTTAAtaacaattataaaaaatatgcgATTCAGACCATCATTACAAATTTCTTAACTGTAAATCAAAAACGCAACCAAAACCCATCGCCATGATGGTGTGCCATCAACTAATTGAaaagtattacggtatacggtaAGATTACAAAGCTTTCACAAAATACTGAAACATTCTCAATACTGATATGTATTCTACCAGTTCCAAAGGTACATTTCACGAATTACCGCCTCTAGCGGTTGAATGGCCGAACTATACACTGGTTTCTTCTTTTGGTAGGAGAAATGTATGTGTGCTCAGCGAGAGGGGAAATGTGCGTTTGATTTTGTACCACGTGGGCTGTACAAAGTTGACCGAAAACAAACGCTTAGTGTCGATTCGAAAACGAACGGCAAAACGCTACGTTGTACCACGACTTTTATGACTTTCCGATCATTATTTTCGCACGAGAAGTTGTTTTAGCTCTATTGATTGAGCAACGAAATCAAGTTTTTGTAAAACTGCAcaattacataaattattatacagaaaattataaacattgtaaaattgtacaattattgtaaatttgcaaattgaataactacaataatCTTATTTTGCAAATAAGCAAATGGTTTTAATTGCTTGAAATCTTTTCAACAATCACAATCCTCAAATCCTTTCCAATTTCTATAAGTTCAAGAAATAAGTCGTAGAAAATGACGAAAAGGTTCGAGAAAACTGGTAAGTATTAAGAGGATAAGATAGcataagaaatatttgaaacctTTTGAAATTGCTGAAAACGACGTCATTTTCTGAGAAATTCTGTCGTCAAAAAAAATTTGTCGATCGAAAGAACAATTTTGTATCAGGAAAACATAATAGCATAAAAGGTGGCACAATTTCGCTAATTCTTGGAAATTACGTCATATTCCAGGAATTTTTTTAAAGTTGAAATTTTCGAGTTTTCGAAAAAGATTTTCGTCAGTCTCgattttgtatcaagagaatataATTTGGTATATAGTATTGAATAATAGAAAGGATAAATAACAAGACTGTAATACGCCGTTAAACTATTCTGATTTATTGAAAAcctttctaaatatattttatgctatattatattatattatattattgtagaGGATGGATCTGTTCAAATATCACTATTACAGTCTATAAGTCGTGAGCactttattaaagaaatgctTTGATACAAAGCGCAAGTCCTGGTCGCGTCCTGCTGCgtcgcgttgatgcctcgacctgtcggcgtcctgttgataccgatccgccacattatattatattttatttcattatattttattttagtttgttttattttattatacattttatttgcaataaataattttattttttatcgtaaCATATAATCATTTCCACGAAGATCGTTACGGCTAGTTGCTGTTGGTTCCTGTTGGGTGCTTGTGACATCCTGATTGTTGTTTCTACTCCCAAGGTGGCTTTTCTGTaatctatacaaaaaaaagcAATGTACttctaatatttaattaaacttttaagcaatttttatgtttttttcGTCCTTAACTTTCATTGGTCGGTGATATGAATGTATATTTTTCGCCGTGCAAGCGAAATATGCATATAGTTCGACCGTTTGCAGATAGAGGGCCTTATTTCTAGTATGGATCTtccagctgtttttttttaacattgcATCAGCGATCTCTCTATTCACCTTTGATAATGCAGCTATACGACTCGTATTCATTCCTTTAATTaagttcaaatttcttttacaagtaattgcgaaaaatatataaaaatagtaaaatatatattatcaaCAAATGCTGAAAgtttttgttataaaatatgt
Coding sequences within it:
- the LOC126873477 gene encoding enoyl-[acyl-carrier-protein] reductase, mitochondrial, producing the protein MVIYMRSLVSPLSRSIVTNFMSFRKMTASVKTDSVKSLFYKEYGEPVDVLHVTTQSINQPENNQVSVKWLLAPVNPADINTIQGKYPSKPPLPAIPGNEGVGEIIAIGSNVKYLNIGDRVIPNGTHLGTWRTHANYTVEELLKVPKEVGVVEASMLNVNPCTAYRMLKDFVELKPGDTVIQNGGNSAVGQMIIQLCKIWNYKSVSVIRDRPNIEELKNYLTSLGADEILTEDEIRKTQIFKTKKLPSPKLALNCICGQNALEVLRHLAHGGIMVTYGGMSREPLTVPTSALIFKDITLKGFWMTAWTKVNMNSKEREKMFSELGALFKDKRLKAPPHKLVPFCQYQEAVINALHTDGRTGVKYILDMTKL
- the LOC126873478 gene encoding protein OSCP1 isoform X1, whose amino-acid sequence is MSLYATPILYLNMGGEMLYVLRQRLKAQRISVDKIIQVLDEVTAALLNPKMLSSVFEEKSLTKISLLRPTLECVVLSSIMKLDKSSMNKLFDLMIMMVKYQLTAATGPVEIVLLTLNHTDAMRDMVSNPNAQQCIGLVHQMVTDFYGTLTFEEVWNARNDCLKELEYYSVKVSILLRLGLQNDDGSFNSFYHKYNEKYKENKTRLSSTRLCDIDLKTYCDGSFNLFGERGTILGKNMYSMLYGISKLTSEQENHNYVKECGTKAELGMLAVQLGTEETLYKRPFTLNLFSTEDNDNTNIECESDSKEDSQNDVTVTKYEKTKFNEDYKTKLDIIRTDLFKDDHEDIKYSMNLLELLDKTE
- the LOC126873478 gene encoding protein OSCP1 isoform X2, with product MLSSVFEEKSLTKISLLRPTLECVVLSSIMKLDKSSMNKLFDLMIMMVKYQLTAATGPVEIVLLTLNHTDAMRDMVSNPNAQQCIGLVHQMVTDFYGTLTFEEVWNARNDCLKELEYYSVKVSILLRLGLQNDDGSFNSFYHKYNEKYKENKTRLSSTRLCDIDLKTYCDGSFNLFGERGTILGKNMYSMLYGISKLTSEQENHNYVKECGTKAELGMLAVQLGTEETLYKRPFTLNLFSTEDNDNTNIECESDSKEDSQNDVTVTKYEKTKFNEDYKTKLDIIRTDLFKDDHEDIKYSMNLLELLDKTE
- the LOC126873476 gene encoding dynein axonemal assembly factor 11 isoform X5 yields the protein MVKLTEEMVVARTRMSDFSAVKKLNCWGTELTDVSILRKMKNVEVLSLSVNHINTLADFQYCLSLQELFVRNNNIEDLNEVCYLQGLPNLRNLWLGENPCAEKEGYRLAVLKALPNLQKLDDEIVSPEEVQTALTRGRVLVHPLDMYASPPQSDAVSPERSFEETQHAQEEYHDPDHRNANYNASPSHHYSQNNQYTYEEYDDRPAISRHNGDYDDRRSYAEYSNNDTPQRTYAPTSPRTQYSTNEIIDERRADRNSYDYDNRLKSEYKEHHDHRIKDYEEQHQPSSQPRRMAVHHNVERNFSILQEDLNQVHGWVRHSDKEKCRSQFHYHRRPVTRNSNILSAVLCLVKELDYPSLEVVEMAVRNRMDELEE
- the LOC126873476 gene encoding cilia- and flagella-associated protein 410 isoform X3; protein product: MVKLTEEMVVARTRMSDFSAVKKLNCWGTELTDVSILRKMKNVEVLSLSVNHINTLADFQYCLSLQELFVRNNNIEDLNEVCYLQGLPNLRNLWLGENPCAEKEGYRLAVLKALPNLQKLDDEIVSPEEVQTALTRGRVLVHPLDMYASPPQSDAVSPERSFEETQHAQEEYHDPDHRNANYNASPSHHYSQNNQYTYEQQNGQSKNQSKDDTIRTESRNISENVATNTIEMIKEYDDRPAISRHNGDYDDRRSYAEYSNNDTPQRTYAPTSPRTQYSTNEIIDERRADRNSYDYDNRLKSEYKEHHDHRIKDYEEQHQPSSQPRRMAVHHNVERNFSILQEDLNQVHGWVRHSDKEKCRSQFHYHRRPVTRNSNILSAVLCLVKELDYPSLEVVEMAVRNRMDELEE
- the LOC126873476 gene encoding dynein axonemal assembly factor 11 isoform X1; this translates as MVKLTEEMVVARTRMSDFSAVKKLNCWGTELTDVSILRKMKNVEVLSLSVNHINTLADFQYCLSLQELFVRNNNIEDLNEVCYLQGLPNLRNLWLGENPCAEKEGYRLAVLKALPNLQKLDDEIVSPEEVQTALTRGRVLVHPLDMYASPPQSDAVSPEDITTEYIEETEVIRHRRYSSSSDQRSFEETQHAQEEYHDPDHRNANYNASPSHHYSQNNQYTYEQQNGQSKNQSKDDTIRTESRNISENVATNTIEMIKEYDDRPAISRHNGDYDDRRSYAEYSNNDTPQRTYAPTSPRTQYSTNEIIDERRADRNSYDYDNRLKSEYKEHHDHRIKDYEEQHQPSSQPRRMAVHHNVERNFSILQEDLNQVHGWVRHSDKEKCRSQFHYHRRPVTRNSNILSAVLCLVKELDYPSLEVVEMAVRNRMDELEE
- the LOC126873476 gene encoding dynein axonemal assembly factor 11 isoform X2; this encodes MVKLTEEMVVARTRMSDFSAVKKLNCWGTELTDVSILRKMKNVEVLSLSVNHINTLADFQYCLSLQELFVRNNNIEDLNEVCYLQGLPNLRNLWLGENPCAEKEGYRLAVLKALPNLQKLDDEIVSPEEVQTALTRGRVLVHPLDMYASPPQSDAVSPEDITTEYIEETEVIRHRRYSSSSDQRSFEETQHAQEEYHDPDHRNANYNASPSHHYSQNNQYTYEQQNGQSKNQSKDDTIRTESRNISENVATNTIEMIKEYDDRPAISRHNGDYDDRRSYAEYSNNDTPQRTYAPTSPRTQYSTNEIIDERRADRNSYDYDNRLKSEYKEHHDHRIKDYEEQHQPSSQPRRMAVHHNVEREDLNQVHGWVRHSDKEKCRSQFHYHRRPVTRNSNILSAVLCLVKELDYPSLEVVEMAVRNRMDELEE
- the LOC126873476 gene encoding dynein axonemal assembly factor 11 isoform X4, producing the protein MVKLTEEMVVARTRMSDFSAVKKLNCWGTELTDVSILRKMKNVEVLSLSVNHINTLADFQYCLSLQELFVRNNNIEDLNEVCYLQGLPNLRNLWLGENPCAEKEGYRLAVLKALPNLQKLDDEIVSPEEVQTALTRGRVLVHPLDMYASPPQSDAVSPEDITTEYIEETEVIRHRRYSSSSDQRSFEETQHAQEEYHDPDHRNANYNASPSHHYSQNNQYTYEEYDDRPAISRHNGDYDDRRSYAEYSNNDTPQRTYAPTSPRTQYSTNEIIDERRADRNSYDYDNRLKSEYKEHHDHRIKDYEEQHQPSSQPRRMAVHHNVERNFSILQEDLNQVHGWVRHSDKEKCRSQFHYHRRPVTRNSNILSAVLCLVKELDYPSLEVVEMAVRNRMDELEE